The nucleotide window CCAGTCTTTTTATTAGACGTATGTCAATGCAAGAGTAAGTTGGAAGTTAAAAATCTAGTTTAGTCAAGCCCGATTTTGCATTAAAAGATAGATCTTTTAATGTATAAATGAAATGAGCCTAAATAAAGCTATATAGCTACAAAAgatttactccctccgtttcaaaaagaatgacctcctttcctttttagtctgtttcaaaaagaatgacctctttcctcttttggtaacattttaatctCAGCTTTCCATGTGGcatgtttaaagccacaagattgaagggctatttagtacatttgacataactttaatttaggaccacaagattcaaaagtcttttttattctctaaaactttgtgccaagtcaaaccaggtcaCTCTTTGTGAAAAAGGAGGGAGTATATAGTTTGGGGAAATGTTCAAATGTAAATAATGTGTTGCAGTTTTTAGCATTTGTTGACTTTAGCTTTTACATAAAAGTCAAATGTTTTTGTACAAGTTTTGGATCCACTGGATGCCTTTTAATGAAAGCATTActtcattattaaaaaaaaggtgaaatgCATAGATGAACCTTTAAGTTGTCCATAATGACCAGATAGATGCTTTAACTAACCCAGTGACCAAATAGACACCTCCACTTGACACAGTTGTGTCTCATGCATCCCTCAGGTTGGCATGGCAAAATTTGTCTTTCACCCAAATTTGGTGCGTGAATccttgtaaattttattttttaaagttatataGGCCCAATGTTTTCACAATCTTCCTCCTCACTCCTTCAAATTTCCATTCACCATTAATGAGTCTAAAAAGTTTCAACCTTGAAAAAAGTTATAGgatctaaacaacaaattaatcaaattttgatTATCTACTTCGCCAACGCACCTATATTTGACCcataaaaactaaaactaacCCCAAAACTTCTTCATTATTAACAGGAAGAAGAACCTAAGAGGGGAGAGGGCATTCCAATGATTAAGAATGAGGAAAAAACGAGGTTGATAGATTATGGTGGAACAAAGACAGCAAAGGCATGTATAAGGTGAACTCAGCATACAAGTTTTTGAACAAAGGTGGCCAACAACCACCAAATAGGCCATGGAAACAGATCTGGAAAACAAAAACCCCTTTCAAGGTGGCATGTTTTACTTGTTTGCTGGCAAGAGAAGCAGTCCTGACACAAGAAAATCTCAAGAAGAGGAAGTTCTTTATGTGCTCGAGATGCTATTTGTGTGGAGAAGAGGTTGAGACAGTTGGCCATCTATTTTTACAGTGCAAGATAACAACCcaactaggggtgtgcaaaaaccgaaccgataaaagtgttattggtttattgttattggattaaagattttttaatggttttataaaaaaaattattgggttatcggttcggtattggtttttaatattgggttattgggtaaaccgataacccattaagactagtaatttactacttttacttgtacatatatattatatattaaaatctcAATACCTTAGTAATTACTATCTTTGTCTTTTAGCCTACAATTCACACTTCACAAtgactttgagttcacaatttcacattataaaaaatgttaaaatttaaagtaataaccatattcctcttaatttctctgTGTTACgcttgtatagttcttttcatctttgttattgttgtttctattttatgagcatttgtaaagttacattattgtgtTTACGcatcaaatttattagaaaagtcatacatttgttttataaatattttcttattggttaaaccaaaaaCTGAATCGTTAAGGATCAAAAccgataaaaaatatcttactggtttggttattggtttaacatatttaaaaatcaaaaaccgaaccgataatatataaaaccgaaccgaaccgaccgatgcacaCCTTTGGAGGATTTTTATCAGCTTCAGGGGTGTTGTTTGGACCATGCCTAACAGAATCACCCACCTCCTCTACAGTTAGGAAGAGGTAGGTGGGGGAGCTTCAGACAGAGATGGATGGAGGATTCTCCCAGCCTGTATCTAGCATGTATCTGGTGGACAGTCTGGAGAGAGAGAAATGCTAAATGTTTTGAGAGCAAAAGTTGTGATCTTCAGAAGATCAAATTGAATTGTATCAAACTTTTTTGTTTCTGGTGCAAACAAATGTACTTAGAGGATACTGAGTCAATTATTGAGATCCTTGGCTCTATTTAGAATTTAGATTCAAATATCCTGTTTTGTCGATAAGTTGTAATTATGGTTTTCAGTACAACCCATGTACTGGTTTTTGTCAATACATATGAATGTTacctttcttaaaaaaaaaaaaaacaaagaacggagggagtagaaaCAAAAGGGGAGGAGAAACCAACAGGGAAAGGGGAGGGGACCAAAGAATGATTAAGGGGTTAATTCATGGGTTAGATGAACATggaaaatgattatttttttaattttaatttttatttatttattaaatattattggaggggagttattttaattttcatttgaaCCACTCAGATACAACGTGTAGCCAAATTATGGAGCACTTAAACTGCTTTAGCACATTTGTAATTCACACTTGAATCCTGCCAGCATTGGGTGTTTCTGAAGCACAATTTTGAGGGACCAGAGGTCTAGTTGGTCACTGGATTAGTTGGGGTGTCTATCTGGTCGTTGAAAACAATTTCATGGGGTCATTTATGTATGTcgccaaaaaaaattaatatagtcAATCCCAACTAGTTTGGATCAAATCAAGGCTCAATTAATAGTAGCAAATTCTAACTTTGACCCAAAAAGCTCCTAAACTTCTGCTCTTGGTTTACTACTTAATACAAGATACACAGCATCTGGATGCGACATTTACAATTTACATGAGAGCAACTTGTATAAGCGTGATTCAATTCAAGTGTAACAAACTATGACGTATTAAACATGCTATTTCTAGTAGAATGAAatcgataatatttttaaaataattcttctgaaaaaaaaaagatttgataCAAATTCATTAAAGGAAAGTTTGGAGAACACCCTTCTAGTACCTTTAGTTCTTTTCTTTAGATGTTTGAAACACTAGCATCAATAGAACTTCAAATTCTTGCTAATTGTTTTGAATAAATACTTCAAACTGTTATTGTTTTCATCCTTAAATGATTACCGGTTCGATTCCTTATTATATGAAATACTAAAGTAACTTCTGCTACACAAAGAAGCACAATCAACACACATAATTATCAAGGAAATCACAGGGAGTAATAGTCAATAGTCACAGCTCAGATCACCTGTTGAAAATGACTAATTGATATCAGAGTCCggaacaaaaaagaagaaatgaaaggCGGAAGAAATGTCCCTAGTACATGGGCTGGAATGGTAAAATCCTTGTTACTAAGTTGAATAACAGAGAtatctaaaaaggaaaggaaagaaCCTGTTCCAAGAACTCTAACAATACAACTGGATGCTTCTTGAATGGACTTGACGGTTGTCCCTTGTTTTCCAATAAGACTTCCAGCCTGTGAAGCTGGCACAAGCAGCTTTGTTGAGACCTTTCCAGCTACAGTTGGAGGAGGATGAGAAGAATCATTCTCCAGCCCATCCACAACACGTCTATGGACCCTCAGAAGACCGTCTATAGCAGGTGGAAGAGAGGATTCAGGCTCCTCCCTGGCAGATACCATTACCTTCAGCATCACAGCAAACCACAATACAATTAATAAATAACTTAACCATACctagattaaattttttttgaacttaaCTGCAGCAATACAAGCTTCCCCATTATGAATTTGAAGAAAGTATTCTCTTCCATTACTGATATATATACATCCATATAAAGTATGTTctcttcattattttatatacatagatatatatatagacacagAGTATATTCTCTTTTCATTAGTATAGGCCATACTCTAAGAAAGGTAAAAGACTAATATAAAATTCTTATAAATAGAAGATGCACATagttaaaaaatgttttaaaagacTGGAACATGTTAGGGGCCACTAGTCCATCATGGGGCCTTAGGGACTAGATGATGTGCTTTTATGTTGAACATTCATGTGCCAAATCATCTACCTTACTTCTTTTTATGAGAAGGAAATCATCTGCCTTACTTCTTTTTATGAGAAGGAAATCATCTGCCTTACTTCTATGTTGGGTCGTCCCAGATTGTTTCCCTTTTAGACAATCaagctttttatttattattcttgaTAATTGTGACTAAGATTACAAAATGCACTTCCATAAGTGAGTCAAACATTCCAGAGAACCTGTCAGTGTTTACTTCTTTATCAACACTCAATTTCAAAGCTGGGTCATGACCACAAATTCAGTGTTAATTGCTACTAAAGAATAGCCACATGGCAGCAATCTCAATACCTACATCCTAGTGATTGATTGAAACAGACATTACAACCTTCTCGCTTCACTTTCCATCAACTACTAAATGTCCCCATTTCACTCTCAAACCCAATAGCAGTCACCTATTTTACAATTCAACTTATAGATACTTACAAACGGTGACCAACTACACAAGCAGCATTGATAGGGAAATATTAGTTAGATAGGTTCACATCCATCCAAAGTTAATTTCACCAGGAAGTATCATACCTTGACAACGACAAGAGAGGAAGGGAACAAGATGGGAAGGAAGACAAATAACAGCAAGAGAACTTTTCAGAAACCTTTGAACCAGTCTTTTTATCTGTTCTGGAAGTGTATTTTTCCCattctatttaaaaaaagaaaaaaaattggaggtGGGGAACAACACAAAGTTTTTTAGgtagaaaaggaaaaacatgGATTATAAAGCAAGGCAACAAAAGTCACAGAAGAAAACGCAGTGGATTTTGAGAGGTATCTTGTCTACAAGAATATGTAAAATAGGTGGGACTTACAGCTCTCTCAGTAATCCCTGGAGGACCATCAAGAACCTTAATACGAGCTTTTGATTCTTCAACAATCTTTTTGATGTACTCTCCTTTGCGTCCAATAAGGCTACCTACTTTTTGTGAAGGGACCAATATACGAAATACACTTTCCCCAGGCCACCCTGGCCACCTTTCGCCACCACCTCCAGTAGCAGCAACACCTTGTTCTTGTTTTTGTTCCTGTTCTTGATCCTGCTCTTGGTCTTGCTCTTGCTCTTGCTCTTGCTCTTGCTCTTGCTCTTGCTCTTGCGCTTGCGCTTGGTTCACCTCAAGGAGTGTTGGTTCTTCTTTCACCTCAAGGAGTAAGTCCTCTGGTACTACCTCATTCTCATGTTGATTAAGGCTTTCATCAAGTTCATCCATAGTCTCTTGTTTGATAAGATCAAGGTCATCCATGATCTCTTTActgcaaaatatatatatagataatattaTCAAGGAGTGAGTCCACACATATACAAAGAAAGGTTccacattaaaaattaaaaagttcaatacccaacaattttttttctagataAGTTCATTACTTAACGATTTTAGTCAGCAGCACCAAAACTGATACTAATCTTACTTTTGCTAACCATTGCCACCCAAAAAAGCTCATAAAAGTTAACTTCTTAATACAATAGCAGCAAAAAATAGGACTTCATTTTAAGCAGCAACAACTAAACTAGGAAATCATTTTTCAACTATGTAAGGAAAAATGGTTCCTCTTCCAGAAAACATTGTTCTTAAACTGTAAAAGAAATTCCATAGTTCACCAGGGTGAGAGCAAATAAGGATTGTCTTGGAAAAAATACCTAACCAAACGTGGGGTAAAATGAATCTTTATCCCTcataccaaatgaccccttagaGTACAGGAAAAACCCATCAGAAAACTAGTACAAAAAGACAGGCACCATGACCCAGTTTCAGCAATACCATAAAATAAAACTGAGCATAAATGACaattagaaaacatttttcacaATGCAACAGTAATTCAAACTGATAGAACTTCAACATTGTCACAACAAAACCCAATCACAAATTCCATACATGTAGACCAGAGAAACAAGCTAGTTCAGATATTACCGAATGTAAGCCGGGCAAAAATAGGAATTAGAACACTAACACAAAAAAACACTAATTGAAAAAGAGTTATAATCACTGCCATAAAATCCCAATATCAAAAAGGGATTAAACCCTAGCTAAACCACCCCCAAACAGTTCAATAACTCCCAAAATCATAACAGTCGACATGAGAATTAGAACATTAACACACAATGCAATAGCAATTAGAGAGAAAGCAAAAACATCTCAAGGAACCAGTGACTCATCAAAAATTAAGCAAAAAACATCTCAAGAAGACAGTGAATCATAAAAAATTAAGCAAAAAACATCTCAAGAAAACAGTGACCCATCAAAAATTAAGCATAAAACATCTCAAGAAAACAGTGACCCAttaaaaataaagcaaaaaacATCTCAAGAAAACAGTGACCCGTCAAAAATTAAGCATAAAACATCTCAAGAAAACAGTGACCCATAAAAAATTATGCATAAAACATCTCAAGAAAACAGTGACCCATAAAAATTTAAGCAAAAAACATCTCAAGAAAACAGTGACCCATCAAAAATTTAAGCAAAAAACATCTCAAGAAAACCGTGACCCATCAAAAATTAACCAACAATCTCTCGAATTACCAAGCAGGACAACGTTATAAACAAAGAATTGAGTGTATCCGTGAACAAGTACAATATTTTTGGAACCAAACGGAAGAAACCCAAGATACCTAGAAACCCTAGAAATTTAATTGTGAATATACATGTATAGCAGTGTAATGTAGAGTTGCACAGATTTACTTACATGGGATACAGTAAGACAGTAGTTACTTCAGATACAGAGAGAGAAAACAAGAActtgttgaagaagagaagacaGTTGTACTTGTTCCGCTTCGACCAAATTTAGGTTTTGGGCTGCTTTATTATCATCTTTATGCCTTGTGTTTTATTATCTCctcaagtaaaaaaatatattactaatatatataaaaaattattgttcaCTTACTAGTAAATGTGAGTCGTCAACTCTTTTGTATCATTCTTATGGATTAAATAATTTGgtgaaatatttgaaaatcatcgaTACATGGTGATTTGCTGTCCACGATGACACGAGAAGTCCATTAAACTTTATCATTAAggggaagaaaaaaattgtaacaGGATTTTTATAAGTGAACATGCAAATAGATTCAAAATCTACAATGCATTGTGacacataaatttatttaatattggGGAGCATGGGGAGAGTACTTCCATCTCCCTCTTTGTATGTCTCTGACCTATTTCCGTTGCTCGCTTATTTATCTATGTGATGAGTTATTAACGAACTCTTTCGTGAAAAGTGTCAAGAAGTGCTctctgtgcgcacccaaaggataGCGACTGCGGGTTTTccttgttataaaaaaaaaaaaaagtgtcaagAAGTGCTAAATGATAGTCTACCTTTTGCATCCCATTTGTAGTGTATGTGGGAAGACGTGTGCTTGTTAAAACAAAATTCACTCTTGACAAAACATATATAGACTCCCACgtcgaaaaaaaaaaacatagcaaAATGTGATACTtgatttgaaatgaaaaatcTTATGGACTATGGAATCTTTGAATGCAAGTTACTcctaaaacttaaatcaaaggCACTTTGTCTTAGATATCACACCtcaccaacatgggttgtggtgcactggtgggagtgtttcaccttcaaccagaggtctcgggtttgaACCTtgagtatggagaaaatcctgttgggagcgccacacccgaatgggccctgcagagTGCGATCCGGATTTAGTTGGAGCTTCAATGTGGGCTCCGGACAccgggtgggaaaccaaaaaaaaaaaagaaaaagatatcaCACCTTAAGTAACCCATCCACCCAAACCACAACTAAAAATTAGGCCGTGATAATGTCAAAATTTGATTTCAGTATTAAACTCTGTATATtggcataatatatatatatatatatatatatatatatatatatatatataaactctGTCTTAGATATCACAACCACACAGCTTGTTAGTCATAATGGACACATAATTCTGCATGTTTAAGAGTTAAGACGGAGAAATATTTAAAGTCTTTCTACTACAAAAAATAGAGTTACTACATAAATGTCAAGTCTTTCTACTCCTCCAGTTTCTAACAATTTGTTGTTTCAAGTTAATAGGAAAATTTGGATATAGAAACCAATAATTACAGAAACCATAATCCCAAGAACATATGGACTTTCAGCAGCACCCGCCGATACAGACCTGTGCAAGATGGCACCAAATTAGATCAACAAACATTATATTAATCGATGACTATGTCAAAATAAACTTCAGCAGCACTAAAATAAATCTATAGGAATCAGTATCTAGTGATACATTTCTGGAATCATGTTGATAATTCAGAAGCAGCAGATACGAAACACATTTGGTGTAGACGTGATTACTTTCATGTGCAGTTAAAACATTCTGCCTCAGCAATATGAAAACAGTTTTAGTGGCATCAATGTGAAATAGGGAAGTAACTAGGGATGAAGGAAGCAAATATACATACTGAGTAAAATTATTGGAAGGCtagaaattttatttaactCAAGTATCTGGACTGAATGATTGATATTTACCTTGCTATTGTTGACTTAGATGTTGTGAGTCCAAATCCAAAGGGAAACAATGGATCATAGTGAGGGTCACCAACGTTCATTGGAAGTTGATCTACAGTTCTGAACCATGTTCTTGGAAGTTTTCCAGTAAATCCGCAGTCCCCAAAGAGAAGATCAGTGATACCTTGTCCTTCAGTTCCTGGTAACCAGGCTGCTACAAGTGCATCAATTGAAGGTAGATATGGCTCAAGAACGAGTGGTCGACCAGATATGACTATGACAACACACTTCACAGATTGGCAAATATTGTTAATGACATCAGGTCCAGGATTTGCCACTGTGAGAGTAGGACTGTATCCTGCACTCTCAGCATAAGGGTGCTCACCGACAACCACAATAGCATAGTCAAAGCCACTAGAAGTAGCATACTTGCTGTCAGGATTCTCAAAATAGATGACTTCTGTACCTGGATCAACTGCAGACTTTATTGCACCGAGGATGGTAGTTCCTGTAAATGGCGTTCACTCTGTTCAGTCAACTTTCAATGCTAGCCAACTGAAAATAGCAAATGGTTATCTATGCATTACAACATTAGCTACTTAGCCTGCTGCAGTTTCCTATATAGAACTACCAATATATTTGAGTTTataacattttcaaaatgattTGTGTACAGTTCAAGTATATTTTCCTAGAGAAATTTCTATTCGATCTCATTCTCCTTTTCCCCCCGTAATCTTGTTAGGATGGCTGGTGGGGGAGATTATTCAAGAAATAATAAGGTCAAGTGATTTTACAAATTTTCTATTTAACATTAAGTCATTAAATGTAGTATCAGAGGTCTTGTGAAACGTATCAGAAGAAAAAACGTACCACTTGTAGCATCATTACCACTAAACCCCTGCCAAGTAATAGTCCATCCGCCACATTGATAACCTAAGTTATCAGCATGGCTGCCAGCAACCAAAATTCTGGACACTTTCTTAGGAAGAGGTAACAATGGGTTATTAGCAGTTTTCCCATTCTTCAGCAGTACAAGAGATTTCCGCACAGCTTCTCTTGCTAAGTTCCTGTGTTCCTGAATGGAAACCAGGGGTTATTATAACCACAAAAGCTGAATTTCACAATTCGAACAGTACAAAACATATACATCTCAAGCTACAGCATAGGCCCCAAATGGTAGTTAAGTGGAAAGGGTCTTGAGATCACCATATCTAGTACATATCCTTCAACCAGGGACAAGGATTAACCCACCACAAACAACTAAACAATGGCCATATACAATGCATGCACTAACATTGTAACTGAGGCTTGAAGTGTAAAGTATCATGTTTAAGTGACCTACCTGGCTCCCAACCTCGTTGATCAAGCTGAAATCAGTGTAGGGGTTCTCAAAAAGTCCCATGGTAAATTTAACTGACAAAATCCTCTCCACTGCATCATCAATCCGATCTGTTGGGATAAAATTGTTCTTGACGAGGTAAGTCAGATCATTGATAAACTCGGTAAAATTATATGGGACCATAACCTGCAAATGACCAATTTGACATTTCCTGATTTAGCTTGAACACCAAAACATTTCCCAAACATAATGCATCCGAATTAATTGAATGTTGACACTGGTGTAGGGGGGAAAATCTTACCATGTCGACACCAGCTAGAATGCTAGTCTCAACTGAATAAGTGTAGTTGGCATGAGGTGGAGAGGTAAGTCTGTCAATACCCTGCCAATCTGAGATGACAAAACCCTGGTAGATTATCAACATCAATCAGTGAAATCACCTccaaattatgaaattaatgcTTCATGAGAAACAATAAGTGATACAACAAGTTGGCATGATACAAACACgtgaaatatcaaaaatatatttcgGAGGATGTTAATTCCACATTTCTGTAATTCTCATGTGCTTAATAACAAGCTGCCTTTAACCAAGCTTCCGAATTGACAACTGTGGTTTATCTaatctttcatatcattttttcGAACATTACCTTGAACCTGAGTGTACCCTTGAGAAAACCAGTAACTAGATCATGGTCAGCATGCATCTTTCTGCCATTCCAGCTAGAATAAGAAGCCATAACCGTAGCAACGCCTTTGATAATTGAGTCGTCATAGGCGGGCATGTGGATAGTCAGCAACTCATGCCTGTCAGTCACAGTGTTATTCTCATTAACACCCTTAGTTGTGCCCCCATCACCAACAAAGTGCTTTGCACAAGCAGCCACCTTTTTCCTGAAAATTGAATGAGTTAAGAGGTTTATACACAGGGAATCCTTTTACAAGCAAAACATAGAATTTAATTACACAAGAACCACCATTATCAAAATGTAAATATAAGATCTATAACTGATTCATAAAAGGCTCatcaaaaaattgatattaactACAAAACAGTGGCGAAAAAAGGGAAAACAGCATTAGCATAAAAGCATCTCATATTTGGACTTCATTGTGCTCTAATGATAACAAGCAACTAAAGAGCAGTCAAGGTTCTCATTACTTAAACTTAGATTTGACAGTTCTTTGCACAACGATGAGGAAAACAACTGTAAATATTTGTTCTAACTTTCAAAGAACAGCATATTAAAATATAAGCATGGAATTGCTTTCAAAGTTTCCATACTTTCCAGCAATATAAGGTATGCCCTTCCTTGAACCATTAGGAATCTCGCCTTGTAACCCAATTATAATATCCGTCATTTCTTGAACAATCTTGGGATCTTCACTATAACTTTCATAACAGCGACCCCACCTAGGATCTCTGCAAACCTGCCcacaaaggtttaaactttaaacgAAAACTTGATTTAcaatttaaagtgaaaaatgaaattaattgtGAGAAGATTAATTAGAAAGTCAATCATCAATCTGATTGTATCACCTACAGCGATGCAAGGAGCAAATACATAAGGAATCCCTGTTGCTCTGACTTCAAGAGCAGTAGCATCACCAATTCTTCGCATGAGTTCAGGGTCCCTGAAGAATAGATATTCGGTAGAACATTCAGATAAGACCAACATCTTTTATGTATTAGCAAGTGGATAAGGCCAACAACAAGTTACCTTGAACAGGGAAAAGAATtctgaaaatgtaaaaataattgtagaTACTATCAAAATGAAGTTTTTTGAACATATAATACATTCATATTTCCTAGACATAACTTACCTATGACACACAGTTATTGGCAGAGCAGtatattgatacttgatagACAACAAATCACTTATCAGAATGTTATCTTTGCAAATGAAA belongs to Solanum stenotomum isolate F172 chromosome 1, ASM1918654v1, whole genome shotgun sequence and includes:
- the LOC125853669 gene encoding uncharacterized protein LOC125853669 produces the protein MGKKSWVWWFVTLVLWWNKIAMGEDYIKYKDPEQPVGVRVKDLLGRMTLQEKIGQMIQIDRTVATIQIMKDYYIGSVLSGGGSTPLPKATAADWVNMVNDYQNGSMSTRLGIPMIYGIDAVHGHNNVFNATIFPHNIGLGAARDPELMRRIGDATALEVRATGIPYVFAPCIAVCRDPRWGRCYESYSEDPKIVQEMTDIIIGLQGEIPNGSRKGIPYIAGKKKVAACAKHFVGDGGTTKGVNENNTVTDRHELLTIHMPAYDDSIIKGVATVMASYSSWNGRKMHADHDLVTGFLKGTLRFKGFVISDWQGIDRLTSPPHANYTYSVETSILAGVDMVMVPYNFTEFINDLTYLVKNNFIPTDRIDDAVERILSVKFTMGLFENPYTDFSLINEVGSQEHRNLAREAVRKSLVLLKNGKTANNPLLPLPKKVSRILVAGSHADNLGYQCGGWTITWQGFSGNDATSGTTILGAIKSAVDPGTEVIYFENPDSKYATSSGFDYAIVVVGEHPYAESAGYSPTLTVANPGPDVINNICQSVKCVVIVISGRPLVLEPYLPSIDALVAAWLPGTEGQGITDLLFGDCGFTGKLPRTWFRTVDQLPMNVGDPHYDPLFPFGFGLTTSKSTIARSVSAGAAESPYVLGIMVSVIIGFYIQIFLLT